One window from the genome of Candidatus Cloacimonadota bacterium encodes:
- the mce gene encoding methylmalonyl-CoA epimerase, with amino-acid sequence MPTTAVKKISHIGIAVHSIEEAAKFYEKLDLEIEAVEIVESQKVKVAFISIGEVRIELLEPTSSESTVAKYLEKKGEGIHHIALSTDNLQDRLTELENQGIRLIDKEPRSGAHNADIAFLHPKSTHGILLELCEEHQ; translated from the coding sequence ATGCCAACAACCGCAGTTAAGAAGATAAGCCATATCGGAATTGCAGTTCACAGCATCGAAGAAGCAGCTAAGTTTTACGAAAAATTGGATTTAGAAATCGAAGCTGTAGAAATTGTGGAATCTCAAAAAGTAAAAGTGGCTTTCATCTCAATTGGAGAGGTGAGGATAGAACTTTTGGAACCAACCTCTTCTGAAAGTACTGTAGCGAAATATTTAGAGAAAAAAGGTGAAGGAATTCATCACATCGCTCTATCCACAGATAATTTACAAGATCGTCTGACGGAATTGGAAAACCAGGGAATCAGACTGATCGATAAAGAACCGCGATCCGGCGCACACAATGCTGATATAGCTTTTTTACATCCGAAATCTACGCATGGTATATTATTAGAATTGTGTGAAGAACATCAATAA
- the uvrB gene encoding excinuclease ABC subunit UvrB, with product MEKFKVVSSYKPRGDQPQAIQELVEGIQNNNKYQTLLGVTGSGKTFTIANVIEKVNKPTLVLSHNKTLAAQLYGEFKQLFPQNAVEFFISYYDYYQPEAYIPGKDIYIEKDSDINSQIEKLRLRATMSLSERRDTIIVASVSCIYGLGIPQDYRKSLIRIKTGDIMDRDELLAKLVNIHYGRNDIAFERGAFRVNGDIVDIYPAYLENSIRVEFFGDEIEKISRINPLDNHVLEVVKEYPIYPANHFITNKHALERAIKSIKAELKDRIEYFEKNNMLLEAQRIEQRTNFDLEMLRELGFCSGIENYSRHLTGAKKGDPPYCLLDYFPEDFLMVIDESHVSIPQVHAMYGGDYTRKKNLVDFGFRLPSAFDNRPLKFHEFEAKQNQVIFVSATPADYELQKSDGVFVEQVIRPTGLLDPEIEVKPVQNQVDDLMEQIRQRIPDKEKILVTTLTKRMAEDLSEYLGKAGIRTRYMHSEVSTIERSKIIRDFRTDKFDVLVGINLLREGLDLPEVSLVAIFDADKVGFLRSARSLIQTAGRAARNVKGKVIFYADHITAAMKQTIDETNRRREKQIAFNLKNKITPESIKKNIDDIMGATSVADGYKKVDEKEAKSDKDNFMDYLDLDSKEKVIQLLEKEMFEASKNLEFEKAAELRDRIFELKEI from the coding sequence ATGGAAAAATTCAAAGTTGTATCAAGTTATAAACCCAGAGGTGATCAACCACAAGCAATTCAAGAGCTGGTGGAAGGAATTCAAAATAATAACAAATATCAGACACTTCTCGGTGTGACAGGTTCGGGTAAAACTTTCACCATTGCCAATGTTATCGAAAAGGTGAATAAACCAACTCTGGTGCTTTCTCACAACAAAACTCTGGCAGCTCAACTTTACGGAGAATTCAAACAGCTTTTCCCGCAAAATGCTGTGGAATTTTTCATCAGTTACTACGATTATTACCAACCCGAAGCCTACATTCCCGGCAAAGATATCTACATCGAAAAAGATTCCGATATCAACAGCCAGATCGAAAAGCTGCGTTTGCGCGCAACCATGAGTCTTTCCGAACGGCGCGACACGATCATCGTGGCCAGCGTTTCCTGTATTTACGGTTTGGGAATTCCGCAGGATTACCGAAAGTCATTGATCCGCATCAAAACCGGTGATATCATGGATCGCGATGAACTGCTGGCAAAACTTGTGAATATCCATTACGGGCGCAACGACATCGCTTTTGAACGGGGCGCTTTTCGCGTCAATGGAGATATCGTCGATATTTATCCGGCTTATCTGGAAAATTCAATTCGAGTAGAATTCTTCGGTGATGAGATCGAAAAAATTTCCCGCATCAATCCTCTGGACAATCACGTTCTGGAAGTTGTGAAAGAATATCCCATCTATCCGGCAAATCATTTTATAACGAATAAACACGCTTTGGAACGAGCCATCAAATCGATCAAAGCTGAATTGAAAGATCGTATCGAATATTTCGAGAAAAACAATATGCTGCTGGAAGCTCAACGCATTGAGCAGCGCACCAATTTTGATCTGGAAATGCTGCGTGAACTTGGGTTTTGTTCTGGAATTGAAAATTATTCACGCCATCTTACCGGAGCCAAAAAAGGTGATCCGCCTTATTGTCTGTTGGATTATTTCCCTGAAGATTTCCTGATGGTGATCGACGAATCGCACGTTTCCATTCCGCAGGTTCATGCCATGTATGGTGGAGATTATACTCGCAAGAAAAACCTGGTGGATTTTGGTTTTCGTTTACCTTCTGCTTTTGATAATCGTCCACTCAAATTTCACGAATTTGAAGCTAAACAGAATCAGGTGATCTTTGTTTCTGCCACTCCTGCCGATTATGAACTACAAAAAAGTGATGGCGTTTTTGTGGAACAGGTTATTCGTCCTACCGGTCTGCTCGATCCTGAAATCGAAGTAAAACCGGTGCAGAATCAGGTAGATGATCTGATGGAACAAATAAGGCAGAGAATTCCCGATAAAGAAAAAATATTGGTAACAACTCTTACCAAACGCATGGCGGAAGATCTCAGCGAATACCTGGGAAAAGCAGGGATTCGTACGCGGTATATGCACAGCGAAGTCAGCACGATTGAACGTTCCAAAATAATCCGTGATTTCCGCACCGATAAATTTGATGTGCTGGTTGGTATCAATCTTCTGCGGGAAGGACTCGATTTGCCGGAAGTATCATTGGTCGCTATTTTTGACGCCGATAAAGTAGGTTTTCTGCGTTCTGCCCGCAGCCTGATTCAAACAGCTGGAAGAGCAGCCCGAAACGTTAAAGGGAAGGTGATTTTCTATGCTGATCACATCACAGCTGCCATGAAACAAACCATAGACGAAACTAACCGCCGCCGCGAAAAGCAGATAGCTTTCAACCTGAAGAATAAGATTACTCCCGAAAGTATCAAAAAAAATATTGACGACATAATGGGTGCTACAAGTGTTGCCGACGGTTATAAAAAAGTGGATGAAAAAGAGGCTAAATCCGATAAAGATAACTTTATGGATTACTTGGATTTAGACTCAAAAGAAAAAGTGATACAACTGTTGGAAAAGGAGATGTTCGAAGCTTCCAAAAACCTGGAGTTTGAAAAGGCTGCGGAACTGCGAGACAGGATCTTCGAGCTGAAAGAAATTTGA
- a CDS encoding 4Fe-4S binding protein: MGINKKTKNVEKHKEGIIIRSEDSSAKMEVESDIVSSGDYNENPVYIYYDWCKKCGICVTFCPTGALGRKPDGSPYVPHPEKCVHCETCDKLCPDFAITGAKR, from the coding sequence ATGGGAATTAATAAGAAAACGAAGAACGTGGAAAAGCACAAGGAAGGAATAATAATCCGATCAGAAGATTCTTCTGCCAAAATGGAAGTGGAATCCGATATCGTTTCTTCCGGCGATTACAATGAAAATCCGGTCTATATTTATTATGACTGGTGTAAGAAATGTGGAATTTGCGTTACCTTCTGTCCTACGGGTGCTTTAGGCAGAAAACCGGACGGATCACCCTATGTTCCGCATCCGGAAAAATGTGTTCACTGCGAAACCTGTGATAAATTATGTCCTGATTTCGCCATAACCGGAGCCAAAAGGTAG
- a CDS encoding 2-oxoacid:acceptor oxidoreductase subunit alpha gives MVKEKTRNTVLMQGNEAIARGTLDAGLDFFAGYPITPSTEIAELCSRELPKRGGKFIQMEDEIASISAIIGASLAGAKTMTATSGPGFSLMTEGIGFAKMTETPCVVVNVMRGGPSTGSPTKPSQADIMQSRWGNHGDAPAIVLYPNSVKESYELAIRAMNLAEKYRTCVVLLSDEVLGHMRETIELPDLSKIKILKRIQPSIPPEWYKHYPENPKYPMPMASFGEGYRYHVTGLAHDSNGFPTNLGSEVQSMSVRLQKKIVNNIDDIVQIESFQMDDAKIAIFAAGITSRAAKEAVVMARRKGVKVGMLRPLTIWPFPDRAVKKYLGDKKAVIVPELNEGQLSNELKRVMGGIWNYDIRKTKNIIEIQKFSGQLITPDEILATIKEVK, from the coding sequence ATGGTAAAAGAAAAAACCAGAAATACAGTTTTGATGCAGGGAAACGAAGCAATTGCTCGTGGAACTTTGGATGCCGGGTTAGACTTTTTTGCCGGCTATCCGATCACACCTTCTACCGAAATTGCAGAATTGTGTTCTCGCGAACTTCCCAAACGTGGTGGAAAATTCATTCAAATGGAAGATGAAATCGCCAGTATTTCTGCAATTATTGGAGCGTCTTTGGCAGGAGCAAAAACGATGACTGCAACCAGCGGCCCAGGATTTTCCTTGATGACGGAAGGAATCGGTTTTGCAAAGATGACAGAAACACCCTGCGTAGTCGTGAACGTGATGCGCGGCGGACCAAGCACCGGTTCTCCGACCAAACCTTCACAGGCAGATATTATGCAGTCTCGCTGGGGAAATCACGGCGATGCACCAGCAATAGTTTTGTATCCGAATTCGGTAAAAGAAAGCTATGAGTTAGCCATTCGCGCTATGAATCTGGCAGAAAAATATCGAACTTGTGTTGTACTACTTTCCGATGAAGTTCTCGGTCACATGAGAGAAACAATAGAACTTCCCGACCTTTCCAAAATAAAAATACTTAAAAGAATTCAGCCCAGCATTCCACCTGAATGGTATAAGCATTATCCTGAAAATCCCAAATATCCAATGCCGATGGCAAGCTTTGGCGAAGGTTATCGTTATCATGTAACCGGCCTTGCTCATGACTCAAACGGATTTCCTACCAACCTTGGCTCAGAGGTACAGTCTATGTCAGTTCGACTACAGAAGAAAATAGTTAATAATATCGATGACATTGTACAGATTGAAAGCTTCCAGATGGATGATGCCAAAATTGCAATATTTGCTGCTGGAATCACATCCAGGGCAGCCAAAGAAGCTGTGGTAATGGCTCGTAGAAAAGGCGTGAAAGTAGGAATGTTGCGACCACTTACGATCTGGCCTTTCCCCGATCGGGCAGTAAAAAAATATCTGGGAGACAAGAAAGCAGTTATCGTTCCCGAATTGAATGAAGGACAGCTTTCCAATGAACTGAAAAGAGTGATGGGTGGAATCTGGAATTACGATATTAGAAAAACTAAGAACATAATAGAAATTCAAAAATTTTCGGGGCAATTGATAACACCGGATGAGATATTGGCAACAATAAAGGAGGTAAAGTAA
- a CDS encoding 2-oxoacid:ferredoxin oxidoreductase subunit beta: protein MEKIPQKKIHQYLRHDKKFPHVWCAGCSNGIVLGSTIRAIAQLDYKKDDIAMVSGIGCSSRMPVYVDFNTLHSLHGRAIAYATGIKMYKPEMKVIVVTGDGDATAIGGNHFIHAARRNLDLTVILINNNIYGMTGGQFSPTTPIGARATTSMYGNIDPTFDICRLAKGSGATFVARTSAFHAQEAQNFIRAGLQHKGFSVIEIVSACPVIYGRLNRKGDASKMMLWMKENVIPVKAYEKLPDDKKEDKITRGILVQEERQEYTEAYENLMQSLKPEAGDK, encoded by the coding sequence ATGGAAAAAATACCTCAAAAGAAAATTCATCAGTATCTTCGTCATGATAAAAAATTTCCACATGTATGGTGTGCAGGATGCAGTAACGGAATAGTTTTGGGATCAACAATTCGAGCTATCGCACAACTTGATTACAAAAAAGATGACATAGCCATGGTCTCAGGAATCGGTTGTTCCAGTAGAATGCCGGTTTATGTAGATTTCAATACTCTTCACAGCTTGCACGGCCGAGCGATTGCCTACGCTACCGGAATAAAGATGTATAAACCGGAAATGAAAGTGATCGTGGTAACTGGAGATGGTGATGCAACAGCGATCGGTGGAAATCATTTTATTCATGCTGCTCGCCGAAATTTAGATCTCACAGTTATTTTGATAAACAACAATATTTATGGAATGACTGGTGGGCAGTTTTCTCCTACCACTCCTATCGGAGCTAGAGCAACAACCTCCATGTATGGCAATATAGATCCGACTTTTGACATTTGCCGGCTTGCTAAAGGTTCCGGTGCAACTTTTGTAGCCAGAACATCTGCTTTCCACGCCCAGGAAGCACAGAATTTTATCCGGGCAGGATTGCAGCATAAAGGATTTTCCGTGATCGAAATTGTGAGTGCCTGTCCTGTAATTTACGGTCGTTTGAATCGTAAAGGTGATGCTTCCAAAATGATGTTGTGGATGAAAGAAAATGTGATCCCTGTAAAAGCTTATGAAAAACTTCCTGATGATAAAAAAGAAGATAAGATTACCAGAGGAATTTTGGTGCAGGAAGAAAGGCAGGAATATACAGAAGCCTACGAAAACCTTATGCAATCTCTAAAGCCAGAAGCGGGAGATAAATAA
- a CDS encoding 2-oxoacid:acceptor oxidoreductase family protein has protein sequence MSKKKFKTEIRLSGSGGQGLITAGIILARAAVLDKVRVTQTQSYGPESRGGASRADVIISNEVFYFPEATRFDVLLALTQEAYDKFAFNLNDDGILIADNTFVKNISLMDTEVYELPFTEIATKELGSPLPTNIMSLAFLVKVTGVVSEASLKKAVTESVKPQYVDMNLKAMRLGRKLADTYSEEA, from the coding sequence ATGAGTAAAAAGAAATTCAAGACAGAAATAAGATTGAGCGGCAGCGGCGGTCAGGGCTTGATAACTGCGGGAATAATCCTGGCAAGAGCTGCTGTTTTAGATAAAGTACGCGTTACTCAAACTCAAAGTTACGGACCCGAATCTCGCGGTGGAGCCAGCAGGGCGGATGTTATCATCAGTAATGAAGTATTTTACTTTCCCGAAGCTACGCGTTTTGACGTTCTTCTTGCTCTCACCCAGGAAGCTTACGATAAATTTGCTTTCAACCTGAATGATGATGGAATTCTCATCGCCGATAATACCTTCGTTAAAAATATTTCTCTGATGGATACTGAAGTTTATGAACTTCCATTTACCGAAATCGCAACCAAAGAATTAGGCTCACCACTTCCTACAAACATTATGTCTCTGGCTTTCCTGGTCAAAGTTACGGGAGTTGTGAGTGAAGCTTCCTTGAAAAAAGCTGTAACAGAATCTGTAAAACCTCAATACGTAGACATGAATTTAAAGGCAATGAGATTGGGAAGAAAGTTGGCAGATACTTATTCGGAAGAAGCATAA